In Leptospira sp. WS58.C1, a single genomic region encodes these proteins:
- a CDS encoding alpha/beta fold hydrolase gives MDRKTFNFRGIKLSYIDSGNKSLDPILIAHANGFSAGCYSFFIQKLSETYRVLALDFCGHGESEANMDWKDWFFFRDQILALIETENLKNVVGVGHSLGGASLILSSYKRPDLFRKIFAMDPVILNFAYLLLALAFDTPLAKGALKRRREFKDLALVKKAYRKTPTFVNWSDEVFEDYLNSCFRKEGEKWILCCPPELEAKIFNSVSFLSLFQYGRIKTETHITLPRKYEVCSPSAAKRIIRGNSNSSLELWDNISHFFPFERPEKTLERIIQKL, from the coding sequence ATGGATAGAAAAACATTTAACTTCCGAGGGATCAAACTTTCTTATATAGATTCAGGCAACAAATCCTTGGATCCGATTTTGATCGCTCATGCTAACGGATTTTCCGCAGGTTGTTATTCCTTCTTCATCCAAAAACTTTCCGAAACTTATAGAGTTCTTGCCTTAGATTTTTGCGGTCATGGAGAATCGGAAGCGAACATGGATTGGAAGGATTGGTTTTTCTTTCGAGACCAAATTTTAGCTCTGATTGAAACGGAAAATTTGAAAAATGTTGTGGGTGTTGGACATTCTCTAGGAGGAGCAAGTCTTATTCTTTCTTCTTATAAAAGACCGGATCTCTTTCGTAAAATTTTCGCAATGGACCCGGTGATCTTAAATTTTGCGTATCTTCTTCTTGCCTTAGCCTTCGATACTCCTTTAGCAAAAGGAGCTCTCAAAAGAAGAAGGGAATTTAAAGACTTAGCTCTCGTCAAAAAAGCATATAGAAAGACTCCTACTTTTGTGAATTGGTCCGACGAGGTTTTCGAAGATTATTTGAATTCTTGTTTTAGAAAAGAAGGAGAGAAATGGATCTTATGTTGTCCGCCTGAATTGGAGGCCAAAATTTTCAACTCGGTCAGTTTTTTAAGCTTGTTCCAATATGGAAGGATCAAAACGGAAACTCATATCACTCTCCCTCGAAAATACGAGGTATGCTCCCCATCTGCGGCCAAAAGGATTATTAGAGGAAATTCGAATTCAAGCTTAGAGTTATGGGATAACATTTCCCATTTTTTTCCGTTTGAGCGTCCCGAAAAAACCCTGGAAAGAATCATTCAAAAATTATAA
- a CDS encoding YdcF family protein: MDTIFFAASKLAGAFIFPLPASLLLLVFFGLRLPKFKHKIWVLFPTLIIWVASTDSFSQWLVKGLEEKHPPVRLETLENADAILVLGGAVDNLALYEQQVQLTSAAERMTDAVLLFQKRKAPRIVFTGGSGNLFFQTRKESDFALQFFESLGIPTKAVFLENESRNTKENAEKTAELFRKYKWKSAILITSAFHMERSLSVFANTGIKIHPWPTDYRSRVKILTIDDFIPSSQSLENTSIAWKERIGLFVYGFRESISTFLPLRIRYPWSKDWN, encoded by the coding sequence ATGGATACGATCTTTTTTGCGGCCTCCAAACTTGCGGGAGCTTTTATATTTCCCCTACCTGCCTCCCTACTTCTGTTAGTATTTTTCGGTCTCAGACTTCCTAAATTTAAGCATAAGATTTGGGTTTTATTTCCTACATTGATTATCTGGGTCGCGTCCACTGATAGTTTTTCGCAATGGTTAGTCAAAGGCCTCGAAGAAAAACATCCTCCGGTTCGTTTGGAAACCTTAGAAAATGCAGATGCCATTCTAGTTTTGGGCGGAGCCGTGGACAATCTTGCATTATACGAACAACAGGTGCAGTTGACTTCCGCTGCGGAACGAATGACTGATGCTGTATTATTATTCCAAAAAAGAAAAGCGCCTCGGATCGTTTTCACCGGGGGTTCCGGGAATTTATTCTTCCAAACTCGAAAAGAATCCGACTTTGCACTTCAATTTTTCGAATCTTTAGGAATTCCTACAAAAGCTGTTTTTTTGGAGAACGAAAGCAGAAACACTAAGGAGAATGCGGAAAAAACCGCGGAACTCTTTCGCAAATACAAATGGAAGTCCGCAATCCTGATCACTTCTGCATTTCATATGGAAAGATCCTTATCGGTATTTGCAAACACAGGGATCAAAATCCATCCTTGGCCGACAGATTATAGGTCCCGGGTAAAAATACTGACCATAGACGATTTTATACCTTCTTCCCAAAGTTTGGAGAATACAAGTATTGCCTGGAAAGAAAGAATCGGGTTATTTGTTTACGGTTTCAGAGAGAGTATTTCCACTTTTCTTCCCCTCCGTATCCGATATCCTTGGTCTAAGGACTGGAATTAA
- a CDS encoding DUF962 domain-containing protein: MKFAKEMAFYSAYHQEKRNVWIHVLGVPTITFTLFLVLNRLELINVLGYTVTAATVFGIVVLAYYFTLDFIFALATTVVFGSLMFLAQYITLSLTATTAWSIFAVAQLVGWGAQFYGHFIFEKSRPALFDNLFQAIVSAPIFVIADVFFELGFRKDVQEAVRKELAAQGKLKNFSTAH; this comes from the coding sequence ATGAAATTCGCTAAGGAAATGGCCTTCTATTCCGCGTACCACCAAGAAAAAAGAAATGTTTGGATCCACGTATTAGGAGTTCCTACCATCACCTTCACCTTGTTTTTAGTGCTGAATAGATTAGAGTTGATCAATGTTTTAGGTTACACAGTAACCGCTGCTACCGTATTCGGGATCGTAGTACTTGCCTACTATTTCACCTTGGATTTTATTTTTGCTTTGGCAACCACCGTTGTATTCGGCTCTTTAATGTTTTTGGCGCAGTATATTACTCTGTCTTTAACGGCTACTACTGCATGGAGTATTTTCGCAGTTGCTCAGTTAGTAGGTTGGGGAGCCCAATTCTACGGACATTTCATTTTTGAAAAAAGCCGTCCTGCATTGTTCGACAATTTATTCCAAGCGATCGTATCCGCTCCGATTTTCGTAATTGCGGATGTGTTCTTCGAATTGGGATTTAGAAAAGATGTGCAAGAAGCTGTTCGTAAAGAATTAGCGGCACAAGGTAAACTCAAAAACTTCAGCACTGCTCATTAA
- a CDS encoding helix-turn-helix domain-containing protein yields MEESQIGTLFYFGARVFLAQKGLTTDPHSHYAVSILISLTSKFKVIEESGTILEFQAVVLAPNTYHTLSAENSDLIVLQIDPYGIDYASIASRFGRKGISEIPFENLDPVLSRCKNLFHEKVNCQAAKELFEDILACVGTEKPSRVSLDPRVLSATNRMKSALPGSISVPELAKEAGFSETRFMHVFKLQMGLPVRQYQLWLRLHEAAKLLKEGGNLTEASHAAGFADQAHLSRTFKRMFGVQPSKFLGSNTNVTVHFCV; encoded by the coding sequence ATGGAAGAGTCTCAGATCGGAACCTTATTTTATTTCGGAGCGAGGGTATTCCTCGCCCAGAAAGGACTTACTACAGATCCTCACTCTCATTATGCGGTTTCCATTTTGATCTCCTTAACTTCTAAGTTTAAAGTGATCGAGGAATCGGGTACCATATTGGAATTCCAAGCTGTAGTTTTGGCTCCCAATACGTATCATACTCTTTCCGCCGAAAATTCGGATCTGATCGTTTTACAGATCGATCCATACGGTATCGACTATGCTTCCATCGCTTCTAGATTCGGGAGAAAGGGAATCTCGGAGATCCCGTTCGAAAATTTGGATCCGGTTCTTTCCAGATGTAAAAATCTATTTCATGAAAAAGTAAATTGCCAAGCCGCGAAGGAACTATTCGAAGATATTCTTGCCTGCGTTGGGACGGAAAAACCTTCCAGAGTTTCTTTGGATCCAAGAGTTTTATCCGCGACAAATCGTATGAAATCCGCTCTTCCAGGTTCTATCTCCGTTCCGGAACTTGCAAAGGAAGCGGGATTTTCAGAAACAAGGTTTATGCATGTTTTCAAATTACAGATGGGTCTACCTGTCAGACAATATCAACTTTGGTTGAGACTTCATGAAGCGGCAAAACTTTTGAAAGAAGGGGGAAATCTAACGGAAGCTTCCCATGCCGCAGGTTTTGCGGACCAAGCTCACTTAAGTCGCACATTCAAAAGAATGTTCGGTGTGCAACCTTCCAAATTTTTAGGATCGAACACGAACGTCACGGTTCATTTTTGTGTTTAA
- a CDS encoding tautomerase family protein, which translates to MPYINLKVAGPLTKEQKQQITKEFTETLTKVAAKPPESTYIVIDEVSRENWAVGGKLLE; encoded by the coding sequence ATGCCTTACATTAATTTAAAAGTAGCCGGACCTCTTACAAAAGAGCAAAAACAGCAGATAACGAAAGAATTCACCGAAACTCTTACAAAAGTTGCCGCAAAACCTCCTGAATCCACCTATATCGTGATCGACGAAGTTTCCAGAGAAAACTGGGCTGTAGGTGGAAAACTCTTAGAATAA
- a CDS encoding SMR family transporter translates to MKLTVIIIFVVALFFNALANILIKASSLGDKTDTASGIEGLIKAFLHPVFFAGLVSFGIALLGYRWVLGNGLKLSLAYPLFTSAGFIIVLVASAIFFKEELNWTQWTGIGLILAGVWLTSAEMFA, encoded by the coding sequence ATGAAATTAACGGTGATAATCATTTTCGTAGTCGCATTATTCTTCAATGCCCTGGCAAACATTCTGATCAAGGCAAGTTCTTTAGGAGATAAAACGGATACGGCTTCCGGAATCGAAGGATTGATCAAAGCATTTTTACATCCTGTATTTTTTGCAGGACTTGTTTCTTTTGGGATCGCGTTATTGGGTTATAGATGGGTATTGGGTAACGGATTAAAATTATCGTTAGCTTATCCGCTTTTCACATCCGCGGGATTTATCATAGTGCTCGTAGCCTCCGCAATATTTTTCAAAGAAGAACTGAACTGGACTCAATGGACTGGGATCGGTTTGATACTCGCAGGAGTATGGTTGACTTCTGCGGAAATGTTTGCCTAA
- a CDS encoding polysaccharide deacetylase family protein: MKTTISLSVLLLTYCSSFEPATISRADHKGPIGYYAGDPLPPKTAFLTFDDGPSDWTSDVLDVLKKENIKATFFVCGAWLPKASTKGNSFRKYKTVLVRMKEEGHTIGNHTLGHQNFAYMSPKKIESQLEENQRLYQNELGEYSGKLIWIRPPFGSPYIKTKNETVRRRVSSALQGKGFIFMWTKEFDSTDSKEWVKGEWYEKGAKINPDHEKFKRKMDRIYNSLASKAEGQGVVILFHDTHPTTKEVLPFIIEKLRSEGYTFATAEDYTRWRWGKTSEELSEEDSD; the protein is encoded by the coding sequence ATGAAGACCACCATATCCTTATCCGTACTGCTTCTAACCTACTGCTCCAGTTTCGAACCTGCTACAATTAGCCGGGCCGATCATAAAGGTCCCATCGGATATTACGCAGGAGATCCTCTTCCACCCAAGACGGCATTCTTAACGTTCGATGATGGTCCATCCGACTGGACTTCCGACGTATTGGATGTACTTAAAAAAGAAAACATAAAGGCTACATTCTTCGTATGCGGAGCCTGGTTACCTAAGGCCAGCACAAAAGGAAATAGTTTCCGGAAATACAAAACAGTACTCGTCCGAATGAAAGAAGAAGGCCATACGATCGGAAATCACACGCTTGGGCACCAAAACTTCGCGTACATGTCTCCCAAAAAAATAGAAAGCCAATTGGAAGAGAATCAGAGATTATACCAAAACGAACTCGGAGAATATTCCGGAAAACTAATATGGATTCGTCCGCCTTTCGGCTCTCCTTATATCAAAACAAAGAACGAAACAGTCCGCAGAAGGGTCAGCTCAGCACTACAAGGTAAAGGATTTATATTCATGTGGACCAAAGAGTTTGACTCGACAGATTCCAAAGAATGGGTCAAAGGAGAATGGTACGAAAAAGGAGCAAAGATCAATCCAGATCATGAAAAGTTTAAAAGGAAAATGGATCGTATCTATAACTCCTTAGCATCCAAGGCGGAAGGACAAGGAGTAGTGATCTTATTCCATGATACACATCCTACTACTAAGGAAGTTCTACCTTTTATCATTGAAAAATTGAGATCGGAAGGATACACTTTCGCTACCGCGGAAGATTATACCCGATGGCGTTGGGGAAAAACTAGCGAAGAGTTAAGCGAAGAGGACTCGGATTGA
- a CDS encoding DUF1761 family protein gives MTQSIVAPIVSGMAGFICAFLFSGPLYFGLSKFLTLPTQEEKKNLGIRIFLNFCVFLTTAFSLSLILQYMNLQNKAHGQSIAFLLWFGFIFTYSSIDVIWKGKHLKLWIYESISSLITVQVLMFVLLWFYK, from the coding sequence ATGACACAAAGTATCGTAGCTCCTATCGTTTCCGGAATGGCAGGATTTATTTGCGCATTTCTTTTTAGCGGTCCTCTTTATTTCGGCCTTTCAAAATTCTTGACCCTTCCTACACAAGAGGAGAAGAAGAATTTAGGAATTCGAATATTTTTGAATTTCTGCGTTTTCTTAACTACCGCTTTTTCTCTTTCTTTAATATTACAATATATGAACCTGCAAAATAAAGCTCATGGGCAATCCATCGCTTTTCTCCTATGGTTCGGATTTATATTCACTTATAGTTCCATCGATGTGATATGGAAGGGCAAACATCTAAAGTTATGGATTTACGAATCGATATCATCCCTAATCACAGTCCAAGTTTTAATGTTTGTTCTATTATGGTTTTATAAATGA
- a CDS encoding cytochrome c maturation protein CcmE, with product MNVKFTVLASIIALSLGTIAFFSSKETSYTLLDASDLAANPAKYEPDDLLRVRGFVKLGSVIREGKTAKFVLQLNEKEVPVFFTGATLLPDAFKEGTRARVDGVWKNGVLVADKVEAKCASKYEAGYKEEEQ from the coding sequence ATGAACGTGAAATTTACCGTACTTGCGAGTATCATCGCACTTTCCTTAGGGACAATCGCCTTCTTCTCCTCTAAAGAAACTTCTTATACTCTATTGGATGCATCCGATCTTGCGGCGAATCCAGCCAAATACGAGCCGGATGATCTCTTAAGAGTAAGAGGATTCGTAAAATTGGGTTCAGTGATCCGTGAAGGAAAAACTGCCAAGTTTGTTCTCCAACTAAACGAAAAAGAAGTGCCTGTTTTTTTTACGGGAGCTACATTATTGCCGGACGCATTTAAAGAAGGTACAAGAGCTCGAGTGGACGGAGTCTGGAAAAACGGAGTCCTAGTCGCAGATAAGGTAGAAGCAAAATGTGCCTCCAAATACGAAGCAGGTTATAAAGAAGAAGAACAATGA
- a CDS encoding CaiB/BaiF CoA transferase family protein: MNKGPLSGVKVVDLSLLLPGPLCSMYLGDMGAEIIKVENPRAMDATRVMFKKENGAPSLYLMLNRNKKAITLNLKREKSKEILFKLLEDADILLEGFRPDGLSKMGLGYDDLKQKFPRLIYCGIYGYGDSGAYKDFAGHDLNYLSLSGVLDQTGKNPQAPGFQLADIGGGTLTALSSILAALYYREKTGRGQKIAISMMEASLQFVSLYGGIYSATGKNPEGGNELLSGKLPNYSTYKTKEGRWVALGALEEMFFKTFLRQSGLDTHLEKTPIAETHFAEWKKILTEYFASKTLADLEPIFQNPDSCLTPVKTLDEVSKDPVMKEKGMILDRKHKQYGDYIQFGSPFPFSESKVTYRTDPPEHGEHNREILNSLGYTDSEIEELKKDKVI; encoded by the coding sequence ATGAACAAAGGTCCACTTTCTGGAGTTAAGGTAGTCGATTTGAGCTTATTACTGCCAGGTCCGTTATGCTCCATGTATTTAGGAGATATGGGAGCCGAGATCATCAAGGTAGAAAATCCAAGAGCGATGGATGCAACCAGAGTGATGTTCAAAAAAGAGAACGGTGCACCTTCCTTATATCTGATGTTGAACAGAAATAAAAAAGCGATCACACTCAATCTCAAAAGAGAAAAGTCCAAAGAGATCCTCTTTAAACTCTTGGAAGATGCTGATATATTATTGGAAGGGTTTCGTCCCGACGGACTTTCCAAAATGGGACTCGGTTACGACGATTTAAAACAAAAATTCCCGAGACTGATCTATTGTGGGATCTACGGTTACGGAGATTCCGGAGCTTATAAGGATTTTGCGGGACATGACTTAAATTATCTCTCCCTCTCCGGAGTATTGGACCAGACCGGAAAAAATCCGCAGGCCCCCGGATTCCAATTAGCGGATATAGGTGGCGGAACATTAACCGCACTATCTTCTATCCTGGCCGCATTGTATTATCGCGAAAAAACAGGTCGCGGACAAAAGATCGCTATCTCTATGATGGAAGCGTCCCTACAATTCGTTTCCTTGTACGGAGGCATCTATTCTGCGACGGGAAAAAATCCGGAAGGTGGAAACGAATTATTATCCGGAAAACTGCCGAATTATTCCACGTACAAGACCAAGGAAGGACGGTGGGTCGCGTTAGGTGCACTTGAGGAAATGTTTTTCAAAACGTTCTTAAGACAATCCGGGCTTGATACACATTTGGAAAAAACTCCGATTGCAGAAACACATTTTGCAGAGTGGAAAAAGATCCTAACGGAATATTTCGCCTCTAAAACACTTGCCGACTTGGAGCCTATATTCCAAAATCCTGATTCATGTCTTACCCCTGTCAAAACACTGGATGAGGTTTCCAAGGATCCGGTAATGAAAGAGAAAGGGATGATCCTGGATCGTAAGCACAAACAATACGGGGATTATATTCAATTCGGTTCCCCGTTTCCTTTTTCGGAGAGTAAGGTGACTTATCGAACAGATCCTCCCGAGCATGGAGAGCATAATCGGGAAATCCTAAATTCCTTGGGTTATACCGACTCCGAGATAGAAGAATTGAAGAAAGATAAGGTAATATAG
- a CDS encoding acyl-CoA dehydrogenase family protein — translation MYQELTEQQIEIRDTIRNFVKKEITHEVAIHWDEQNKHPEELINRMRTELGVNGLTIPEEYGGWGLGSVEQCLVTEELSRGCLGISLCFGYTGLGILPIMKGASHEQKKKWLQPVVDGEYGVSFCLSEPGAGSDVPGMSTTAVKKGDKWVINGTKQWITGGGSAGAYTVFAYTDKGRGTRGVSCFYVKRDTPGLIVGKKEDKLGIRASDTRQIIFEDCAVEEANMIGKENLGFIYALQTLNASRPYVAAMGVGVAQAALDHASKYARQREQFGSKISSFQAVQHMLADMSIGVETARQICYLSARMSDAEDPRLPKYSAIAKAYCSETAMKAATDAVQIFGGYGYTKEYPVEKLMRDAKILCIFEGTTQIQKNEIAAYVIREAASAK, via the coding sequence ATGTATCAGGAACTGACTGAGCAGCAGATCGAGATTAGGGACACGATCAGAAACTTCGTTAAGAAGGAAATCACCCATGAAGTTGCTATCCACTGGGACGAGCAAAACAAACATCCAGAAGAACTTATCAATAGAATGAGAACCGAATTAGGAGTCAACGGACTCACTATCCCCGAAGAATACGGTGGATGGGGCCTTGGTTCAGTAGAGCAGTGTTTGGTAACCGAAGAACTTTCTAGAGGATGTCTCGGTATCAGCCTTTGTTTCGGTTATACAGGTCTTGGTATCCTTCCAATCATGAAAGGTGCAAGCCACGAACAAAAGAAAAAATGGCTTCAACCGGTTGTTGACGGAGAATACGGAGTTTCTTTCTGTCTTTCCGAGCCTGGCGCAGGTTCCGACGTTCCTGGTATGAGCACTACTGCGGTTAAAAAAGGCGACAAATGGGTCATCAACGGAACCAAACAATGGATTACCGGTGGTGGTAGCGCTGGAGCTTATACCGTTTTTGCATATACCGATAAAGGCCGTGGAACTCGTGGAGTTTCCTGCTTCTACGTTAAACGCGACACTCCAGGTTTGATCGTCGGTAAAAAAGAGGATAAACTTGGTATTCGTGCATCCGATACTCGCCAAATCATCTTCGAAGATTGTGCGGTAGAAGAAGCGAATATGATCGGAAAAGAAAACCTCGGGTTCATCTACGCTCTTCAAACTCTGAACGCTTCTCGTCCATACGTTGCTGCTATGGGAGTGGGTGTTGCTCAAGCTGCTTTAGATCATGCATCTAAATACGCTCGTCAAAGAGAGCAGTTCGGTTCTAAAATTTCCAGCTTCCAAGCGGTTCAACACATGCTTGCAGATATGTCTATCGGTGTGGAAACTGCACGCCAGATCTGCTATCTTTCCGCTCGTATGTCCGATGCTGAAGATCCTCGTCTTCCGAAATATTCCGCAATCGCGAAAGCATATTGCTCCGAGACTGCAATGAAAGCGGCTACTGATGCGGTTCAGATCTTCGGTGGATACGGTTATACTAAAGAGTATCCGGTTGAAAAACTGATGAGAGATGCAAAAATCCTTTGTATCTTCGAAGGAACCACTCAGATCCAAAAGAACGAGATCGCAGCTTATGTGATCCGTGA